From Streptomyces sp. NBC_01754, a single genomic window includes:
- a CDS encoding DeoR/GlpR family DNA-binding transcription regulator, producing the protein MYAPERQQEILRLAHGSGRVDVLSLAEEFQVTAETIRRDLKALDRAGLLRRVHGGAIPAGRLGFEPDLAERDVVAADEKDRIAAAALGELPAEGNVIIDAGTTTARLAAAFPLGSDLTVVTHALPVAARLADHPGISLHLVGGRVRHRTRAAVDAWALSAYGQINADVVFLATNGFSVQGGLTTPDLAEAAVKRAVVSAARRVVLLADSAKFGQEHFARFGDLDGIDLLITDTGLSPENARSIESRGTEVVRA; encoded by the coding sequence ATGTACGCACCTGAGCGGCAGCAAGAAATCCTCCGCCTCGCCCATGGCAGCGGCCGGGTCGACGTGCTGTCCCTCGCAGAGGAGTTCCAGGTCACCGCCGAGACGATCCGGCGCGACCTCAAGGCGCTCGACCGCGCCGGGCTCCTGCGCAGAGTGCACGGAGGAGCCATTCCGGCCGGTCGCCTCGGCTTCGAGCCCGACCTCGCCGAGCGCGACGTGGTCGCCGCCGACGAGAAGGACCGCATCGCGGCCGCCGCACTGGGTGAGCTGCCCGCCGAGGGCAACGTGATCATCGACGCCGGGACGACGACAGCCAGGCTGGCCGCCGCCTTCCCCCTCGGTTCCGATCTCACCGTGGTGACCCACGCCCTCCCGGTCGCGGCCCGTCTCGCCGACCATCCGGGCATCTCGCTGCATCTGGTCGGTGGCCGCGTCCGCCACAGGACCCGGGCGGCGGTGGATGCCTGGGCCCTGAGTGCCTACGGCCAGATCAACGCGGACGTCGTCTTCCTCGCCACCAACGGCTTCTCCGTACAAGGGGGTCTGACCACTCCGGATCTGGCCGAGGCGGCCGTGAAGCGCGCCGTGGTCTCTGCGGCACGCCGTGTGGTGCTCCTCGCCGACTCGGCCAAGTTCGGCCAGGAGCACTTCGCCCGCTTCGGCGACCTCGACGGCATCGACCTGCTCATCACGGATACCGGGCTCAGCCCCGAGAACGCCCGCTCCATCGAGAGCCGGGGCACGGAAGTAGTACGCGCATGA
- a CDS encoding GntR family transcriptional regulator gives MMSSRFEQAQSRSQTPVDLVDRVRLAIAHGELLPGQHLVENDLATMFDVSRGAVRSALTVLDSDGLITRSPNRGARVRPISISEAVEITELRAVIEGLCAAKAAQRATASERTELRRLDARMRTAVEAGDTTAYSNLSETVHQAIREIAAQSTAVDVLDRLRYRSVRYQFSVARLPGRPRQGAEEHSAIVHAVVAGKADKAEHEMRSHLESVIGALYDLQTHGGLYGVPGTPEQVSLTRPS, from the coding sequence ATGATGAGCAGCCGGTTTGAACAGGCCCAGTCCCGGTCCCAGACACCTGTCGATCTCGTCGACCGCGTACGTCTCGCCATCGCGCACGGTGAACTGCTGCCGGGGCAGCACCTGGTGGAGAACGACCTCGCCACCATGTTCGACGTCTCACGCGGCGCCGTGCGCTCGGCCCTGACGGTCCTCGACTCGGACGGCCTCATCACCCGTTCCCCCAACCGGGGCGCCCGCGTGCGTCCCATCTCCATCTCCGAGGCGGTGGAGATCACCGAACTCCGCGCCGTCATCGAGGGGTTGTGCGCCGCGAAGGCGGCCCAGCGGGCCACCGCGAGTGAACGCACCGAGCTGCGCCGCCTCGACGCCCGGATGCGGACCGCCGTCGAAGCCGGGGACACCACGGCCTACAGCAACCTGAGCGAAACAGTGCACCAGGCCATCAGGGAGATAGCCGCACAGTCCACCGCGGTCGACGTGCTGGACCGGCTGCGCTACCGCAGCGTCCGCTACCAGTTCAGCGTGGCCCGGCTGCCGGGGCGCCCCCGGCAGGGCGCCGAGGAACACAGCGCCATCGTGCACGCGGTCGTCGCCGGCAAAGCGGACAAGGCGGAGCACGAGATGCGCTCGCACCTGGAGAGCGTGATCGGCGCCCTCTACGACCTCCAGACCCACGGCGGCCTGTACGGCGTCCCTGGAACACCCGAACAGGTATCCCTGACCAGACCCTCCTGA
- a CDS encoding muconolactone Delta-isomerase, which produces MEWLVHTENQIPAETSTAERDRIRVAERARAMELRAQGVLKRLWRTPGRHGTVGLYECRDATHLHDTLASLPMFPWLEVTVEALATHPQEMVTGDGRTTTGQTCGTDGTVHDNVTEDPTPDLAGGRSEGHDEQPV; this is translated from the coding sequence ATGGAATGGCTAGTGCACACCGAGAACCAGATTCCGGCGGAGACGAGCACCGCCGAACGCGACCGGATACGGGTGGCCGAGCGCGCCAGAGCCATGGAGCTGCGGGCACAGGGTGTGCTCAAAAGACTCTGGCGGACACCGGGCCGGCACGGCACCGTGGGCCTGTACGAATGCCGGGACGCGACCCATCTGCATGACACCCTGGCATCGTTGCCGATGTTCCCCTGGCTGGAGGTGACGGTGGAGGCACTGGCCACCCACCCCCAGGAGATGGTCACCGGTGACGGCCGCACCACCACGGGGCAGACCTGTGGGACCGACGGCACCGTACACGACAACGTGACGGAAGACCCCACGCCGGACTTGGCCGGCGGAAGAAGCGAAGGGCATGATGAGCAGCCGGTTTGA
- a CDS encoding alpha/beta fold hydrolase, with protein sequence MWAVIYVLVSGAWHGGWCWGRVAPLLRAAGHEVHTPTLTGVSDRAHLLGPHVGLSTHVEDVVRMLDTYDLNEVRLVGHSYGGQVVSGVAERRPGRLAARIHLDGFVPENGEAAIDMLPPHVASHYRESVRDAGFGWLIPPRSLTTLGVTDETDVAWLTPRLTPHPWASYLEPVRVGADAASVPGRYIDCTDWLGVFAPFAARARALGWNVRELATGHEAMVTAPRQLAALLMDEGHEGDGS encoded by the coding sequence ATGTGGGCTGTGATTTACGTGCTGGTGTCCGGCGCCTGGCACGGCGGGTGGTGCTGGGGGCGCGTCGCGCCGCTGCTGCGCGCCGCGGGCCACGAGGTGCACACGCCTACGCTCACCGGGGTCAGCGACCGTGCCCATCTGCTGGGGCCGCACGTCGGCCTCAGCACCCACGTCGAGGACGTCGTCAGAATGCTGGACACCTACGACCTGAACGAGGTGCGCCTGGTGGGGCACAGCTACGGGGGGCAGGTCGTCTCCGGCGTCGCCGAACGGCGTCCGGGGCGGCTCGCCGCACGGATCCACCTGGACGGCTTCGTCCCCGAGAACGGTGAAGCGGCCATCGACATGCTGCCGCCCCACGTGGCGTCGCACTACCGGGAGTCGGTACGGGACGCCGGATTCGGCTGGCTCATCCCCCCACGCTCACTGACCACCCTGGGCGTCACCGACGAGACCGACGTGGCCTGGCTGACACCGCGCCTGACACCGCACCCCTGGGCCTCGTACCTGGAACCGGTACGGGTGGGCGCCGACGCCGCCTCGGTCCCCGGCCGGTACATCGACTGCACCGACTGGCTCGGAGTGTTCGCCCCGTTCGCGGCCAGGGCCCGCGCTCTCGGCTGGAACGTCCGGGAACTGGCCACCGGTCACGAGGCGATGGTGACGGCACCACGGCAACTCGCCGCACTGCTCATGGACGAAGGGCACGAGGGGGACGGTTCCTGA
- a CDS encoding zinc-dependent alcohol dehydrogenase, with translation MKLPDSTLAAVTTGRRTTELRTLPVPAVGEDDALLRVEAAGVCGSDVVAYDTGGLPERIMGHENVGTIVAVGAGAARRWGVAEGDRVAVEEYLPCGHCRFCRTSEFRLCLGSDPSHDPTALRYGTTSLATGSGLWGGFSQYLGLHERSVLHRVPDGVPSELAAMALPIANGYEWAYREGGAGPGKTVVVLGPGQQGLGCVLASHVAGAPVVIAVGLRRDAHRLEVARRLGATHTVCAEDVDLVDEVSRITGGALADVVVDTAAGSSRTVNQAITLTRKRGTVVIAVSSREPLDGVRFGQISRKYLTVRGVRGHSYEAVESALGLMAAERYAIADMSSMTVGLDGVHDAVLGTAGELDTPVIHATVLPWSDHGGEF, from the coding sequence ATGAAGCTTCCTGACAGCACCCTCGCCGCCGTGACGACCGGCCGTCGCACGACCGAACTCCGTACGCTGCCCGTGCCGGCGGTCGGCGAGGACGACGCCCTGCTGAGAGTGGAGGCCGCCGGGGTCTGCGGCTCGGACGTCGTCGCGTACGACACCGGCGGTCTGCCCGAGCGGATCATGGGGCACGAGAACGTCGGCACGATCGTGGCCGTCGGCGCGGGCGCCGCCCGCCGCTGGGGCGTCGCCGAGGGCGACCGGGTGGCCGTCGAGGAGTATCTGCCCTGCGGCCACTGCCGGTTCTGCCGGACGTCCGAATTCCGGCTCTGTCTCGGCTCCGACCCGTCCCACGACCCCACCGCCCTCCGTTACGGAACGACCTCGCTCGCGACGGGATCCGGGTTGTGGGGAGGCTTCAGTCAGTACCTGGGACTGCACGAGCGCTCGGTACTGCACCGCGTGCCGGACGGGGTGCCGAGCGAGCTGGCCGCCATGGCGCTGCCGATCGCCAACGGATACGAGTGGGCGTACCGCGAGGGCGGCGCGGGACCGGGGAAGACCGTCGTGGTCCTCGGCCCCGGACAGCAGGGCCTCGGCTGCGTCCTGGCCTCCCATGTGGCCGGCGCGCCGGTGGTGATCGCCGTCGGTCTGCGCCGGGACGCCCACCGGCTCGAAGTGGCGCGCAGGCTCGGTGCGACCCACACCGTCTGCGCCGAGGACGTCGACCTGGTCGACGAGGTGTCCCGCATCACGGGCGGCGCCCTCGCCGATGTGGTCGTGGACACCGCGGCGGGCTCGTCGCGGACGGTCAACCAGGCCATCACGCTGACCCGCAAACGCGGCACCGTCGTCATCGCCGTCAGCTCGCGCGAGCCGCTCGACGGCGTGCGGTTCGGTCAGATCTCACGCAAGTACCTCACCGTCCGCGGAGTACGCGGACACAGCTACGAGGCCGTCGAGAGCGCCCTGGGGCTGATGGCCGCCGAACGGTACGCCATCGCCGACATGTCCTCCATGACCGTCGGGCTCGACGGTGTCCACGACGCCGTTCTCGGCACGGCCGGGGAACTCGACACGCCCGTCATCCATGCCACGGTCCTGCCCTGGAGCGACCACGGCGGCGAGTTCTGA
- a CDS encoding Rieske 2Fe-2S domain-containing protein, with protein MRITTEMNERLTRVGAGTPMGEVFRSYWIPAVLAADIASPDSPPVRVRLLGEDLVAFRDSAGDVGLLDAYCPHRRAPLFFGRNEECGLRCVYHGWKFDVHGNCVDAPSEPPESQFRFRVGTLSYPTHEAGGIVWTYMGPVDRMPEPPDYEWMRAPSTHRGVSQANEPCNYLQAVEGGIDTAHSSFAHNNDLSNTSHLRALDTHPRLEVDVTGHGFTYASLRRVGGGRIYLRTYQFAMPSTQIRGGLITWQGEPASYPVLHGHIWVPIDDENTAVYNFAHSADPGQPMEPGWFEEHEDEMGRGPRHFADGTHWLVRHPGNDYLIDREVQRTQTFTGVEGVNTQDYAIQTGMGRIVDRSKEALGSTDLAISTARRLLLEAADEVAEGRPARGSDPASHRGVRAGDILMDATQDWREMSKDVREARF; from the coding sequence ATGCGTATCACGACAGAGATGAACGAACGCCTCACCCGCGTCGGCGCGGGCACCCCCATGGGTGAGGTCTTCCGCAGCTACTGGATCCCCGCCGTGCTGGCCGCCGACATCGCGTCACCGGACAGCCCGCCCGTGCGGGTACGGCTGCTCGGCGAGGACCTGGTGGCCTTCCGCGACTCGGCGGGAGACGTCGGGCTGCTCGACGCCTACTGCCCGCACCGGCGCGCACCGCTGTTCTTCGGCAGGAACGAGGAGTGCGGACTGCGCTGCGTCTACCACGGCTGGAAGTTCGACGTACACGGCAACTGCGTCGACGCGCCCTCCGAGCCGCCGGAGTCCCAGTTCCGCTTCCGCGTCGGAACGCTGTCGTACCCGACGCACGAGGCGGGCGGGATCGTATGGACGTACATGGGACCCGTCGACCGGATGCCGGAGCCGCCCGACTACGAGTGGATGCGGGCACCGAGCACCCACCGCGGGGTCTCGCAGGCCAACGAACCCTGCAACTACCTCCAGGCGGTCGAAGGCGGGATCGACACCGCGCACTCGTCGTTCGCGCACAACAACGACCTGAGCAACACCTCGCACCTGCGCGCGCTCGACACCCACCCCCGGCTCGAGGTCGACGTCACCGGCCACGGCTTCACCTACGCCAGCCTGCGCAGGGTCGGCGGTGGCCGGATCTACCTGCGGACCTACCAGTTCGCCATGCCGTCCACACAGATCCGCGGCGGACTCATCACCTGGCAGGGAGAGCCCGCCTCCTACCCCGTACTCCACGGCCACATCTGGGTGCCGATCGACGACGAGAACACCGCCGTCTACAACTTCGCCCACTCCGCGGACCCCGGGCAGCCGATGGAGCCCGGCTGGTTCGAGGAGCACGAGGACGAGATGGGCCGCGGGCCCCGGCACTTCGCCGACGGCACCCACTGGCTGGTGCGCCACCCCGGCAACGACTACCTCATCGACCGTGAGGTGCAGCGGACACAGACCTTCACCGGCGTCGAGGGCGTGAACACCCAGGACTACGCCATCCAGACCGGGATGGGCCGGATCGTCGACCGCAGCAAGGAAGCGCTCGGCTCCACCGATCTCGCCATCTCCACCGCGCGCAGGCTGCTCCTCGAAGCGGCGGACGAGGTGGCCGAAGGCCGCCCGGCCCGCGGCAGCGACCCGGCGTCCCACCGGGGGGTGCGCGCCGGCGACATCCTCATGGACGCGACACAGGACTGGCGGGAGATGTCGAAGGACGTACGGGAGGCGCGGTTCTAG
- a CDS encoding PIG-L deacetylase family protein, with protein sequence MNDAKNDQKTVLVVSAHAADFVWRAGGAAALHARNGGSVHIRCLSYGERGESQGLWSRPGMDIERVKRTRREEASQAAGILGASIDFYDCGDYPLVATETLQSRLVEDMRALRPDIILTHAARDPYNLDHQLTHELVLRCRMIAQAAGHTSPHPPIGAPQVLLFEPHQSEQCGFLPQLLLDISPVADVKLDAMRVMGAQNHLVDYYSDLGRRRAVQFVRNGGDRLAQQAEAYQRVFPVTAEELI encoded by the coding sequence GTGAACGATGCGAAGAACGACCAGAAGACCGTGCTGGTCGTGAGCGCGCACGCCGCCGACTTCGTCTGGCGGGCCGGCGGAGCGGCCGCCCTCCACGCCAGGAACGGCGGCTCCGTCCACATCCGCTGCCTCAGCTACGGCGAACGCGGAGAGTCCCAAGGGCTGTGGAGCAGGCCCGGGATGGACATCGAGCGCGTCAAGCGGACCCGCCGCGAAGAGGCCTCGCAGGCCGCCGGGATCCTCGGCGCCTCCATCGACTTCTACGACTGCGGCGACTACCCCCTCGTCGCCACCGAGACCCTCCAGTCCCGGCTCGTCGAGGACATGCGCGCACTTCGGCCGGACATCATCCTCACCCACGCCGCACGAGACCCCTACAACCTCGACCACCAGCTCACCCACGAACTGGTACTGCGCTGCCGCATGATCGCCCAGGCGGCCGGCCACACCTCCCCGCACCCGCCCATCGGCGCACCGCAGGTCCTGCTCTTCGAACCGCACCAGAGCGAGCAGTGCGGATTCCTGCCGCAACTACTCCTCGACATCTCGCCCGTCGCCGACGTCAAACTCGACGCGATGCGGGTCATGGGCGCGCAGAACCACCTCGTCGACTACTACAGCGACCTGGGGCGGCGCAGGGCAGTGCAGTTCGTACGCAACGGCGGCGACCGCCTCGCCCAGCAGGCCGAGGCCTACCAGCGAGTCTTCCCCGTCACCGCCGAGGAGCTGATATGA
- a CDS encoding 4-carboxy-4-hydroxy-2-oxoadipate aldolase/oxaloacetate decarboxylase: protein MNHVVVRVRHRPPAALVQGLSPFGVATVHESMGRRGLMKPYMRGIRPGARLCGPAVTVLSHPGDNLMMHAAVEQCGPGDVLVVTTTSESTDGMFGELLATSLRSRGVAGLVIEAGVRDVAELNGMDFPVWSRAVSAQGTVKATAGSVNVPVVVAGAHVRPSDVVVADDDGVVVVPAGELADVVDAATRREALEAQKRAALADGTLGLDLYSLRERLTALGVRYVDEEETR, encoded by the coding sequence ATGAACCACGTCGTCGTGCGGGTCAGGCACCGCCCGCCCGCCGCACTCGTGCAGGGGCTCTCGCCGTTCGGCGTCGCCACCGTCCACGAGTCGATGGGCCGGCGCGGCCTCATGAAGCCGTACATGCGTGGCATCCGGCCGGGCGCCCGGCTCTGCGGGCCCGCCGTGACCGTCCTCAGCCACCCCGGGGACAACCTGATGATGCACGCGGCCGTCGAGCAGTGCGGTCCCGGCGACGTACTCGTCGTCACCACGACGTCCGAGTCCACCGACGGTATGTTCGGCGAGCTCCTCGCGACTTCTCTGCGCAGCCGCGGCGTCGCCGGGCTCGTCATCGAGGCCGGCGTCAGGGACGTGGCCGAACTCAACGGCATGGACTTCCCCGTCTGGTCCCGGGCGGTCTCCGCCCAGGGCACCGTGAAGGCCACCGCCGGTTCCGTGAACGTGCCGGTCGTCGTGGCCGGAGCCCACGTACGCCCCTCGGACGTCGTCGTCGCCGACGACGACGGCGTGGTGGTCGTCCCGGCCGGAGAGCTGGCGGACGTCGTCGACGCGGCCACCAGGCGCGAGGCCCTGGAGGCACAGAAGCGGGCCGCGCTCGCCGACGGCACGTTGGGCCTGGACCTCTACAGCCTGCGCGAGCGGCTCACCGCGCTCGGGGTCCGCTACGTCGACGAAGAAGAAACCCGATGA
- a CDS encoding ABC transporter substrate-binding protein, producing MGRLRSRVLGAVGAATVAVLLSSCGTPSSLAPIDNTAAYSKYNSMTGTGRHDSLVEEAKKEGRLVVYTTSANVAAKVAPAFEKKYGISVSVYRATTETLRQRILQEADAGRPLNDVVETNDIEMAILNERGLLGEYVNDIPVDERARLPFMVGAYFIATLPVHNTGLVKPADAPRELSDFTDAKWKGKLALEKGDENWYLSVYRYYREQGMSKADFVTMMKKIAANSRQVSGHLTSHDLLKSGEYSVFVTDFLHYVTAREPGAVDYAPVVGPVNLQVLGAVPMRGAEHPAAALLWSDFYLTDAQPLLNNVSGIPTNPSAVPGYRPLLPDDDQVMVEDWRTLLTDGATWSTAYGNLLAGKDPVLPNGAS from the coding sequence ATGGGCCGTCTGCGAAGCCGTGTCCTCGGCGCTGTGGGCGCGGCGACGGTCGCCGTGCTGCTGAGTTCGTGCGGCACCCCGTCCTCGCTCGCCCCGATCGACAACACCGCCGCGTACAGCAAGTACAACAGCATGACCGGCACCGGCCGGCACGACTCGCTCGTCGAAGAAGCGAAGAAGGAAGGCCGCCTCGTCGTCTACACGACGAGCGCGAACGTCGCCGCCAAGGTGGCGCCCGCCTTCGAGAAGAAGTACGGCATCAGTGTCTCGGTGTACCGCGCGACGACCGAGACTCTGCGCCAGCGCATCCTCCAGGAGGCCGACGCGGGCCGCCCGCTCAACGACGTCGTGGAGACCAACGACATCGAGATGGCCATCCTCAACGAGCGCGGACTGCTGGGGGAGTACGTCAACGACATACCCGTGGACGAGCGCGCCCGGCTGCCCTTCATGGTCGGCGCCTACTTCATCGCGACCCTGCCGGTCCACAACACCGGACTCGTGAAGCCGGCGGACGCCCCACGCGAGCTGAGCGACTTCACGGACGCCAAGTGGAAGGGCAAGCTCGCCCTGGAGAAGGGAGACGAGAACTGGTACCTCAGCGTCTACCGCTACTACCGCGAGCAGGGCATGAGCAAGGCGGACTTCGTCACCATGATGAAGAAGATCGCGGCCAACTCCCGTCAGGTCAGCGGGCACCTGACCTCCCACGACCTGCTCAAATCCGGTGAGTACTCGGTGTTCGTCACCGACTTCCTGCACTACGTCACCGCCAGGGAGCCGGGAGCCGTCGACTACGCGCCCGTCGTGGGCCCCGTGAACCTCCAGGTGCTCGGAGCCGTACCGATGCGTGGCGCCGAGCACCCCGCCGCCGCCCTCCTGTGGTCGGACTTCTACCTCACCGACGCCCAGCCGCTGCTGAACAACGTGAGCGGCATCCCCACCAACCCCTCGGCCGTCCCCGGTTACCGTCCGCTGCTTCCCGACGACGACCAGGTCATGGTCGAGGACTGGCGGACGCTCCTCACCGACGGCGCCACCTGGTCGACCGCCTACGGGAACCTGCTCGCCGGCAAGGACCCCGTACTCCCCAACGGAGCGTCATGA
- a CDS encoding ABC transporter permease: MTLTETPPDRLPSAPAEPPRRRLPTPRVPRPRTLALLATAAVIVYLVGAPLAILLRDAFISDGSLSFSGFSRALGGSGVGSTLWNTVVFAIGSTLLGTFLGTLLAYLSTRTNAPLRRLVYVSSIVPLIVPSILYAPAWVFLSSQDIGLLNEITDSLFGARPFNVFSMGGMIWVQGLHVAPIAFLFMAAAFRAMDPSLEEAARTSGATRWEVLGRVTLPLAKPALAGAGLILFVQSLEVFEIPALLGLPANIEVVTSQIYELFQTYPIDFQAVGALGVLLLVVASAGVLLAGRTGGSLKQSATVSGKAFQPRRADLGRARPYAGALLVLYFAVVVVLPLGVLLYASLLPYYRTPSADAFASMTFDNYTKILGDPSVLAAFQNTVLVTVGAATGVMLLATITSWFVVRTRIRGRGLLDTIAFAPIIIPGLVLGLAIGFVYLHVRLPIYATLWIILIAYVTRFLPYGMRYASASMQSISPELEESAYVSGAGWLTTIRRILLPLAAPGMISGFVYVLIVGFRELQSTILLYSPGRETVSVLVWEEYQNGGLSVVAAMGVLLVLVLCLFVGLAFLIGGRKGVRVQ, encoded by the coding sequence ATGACCCTTACGGAAACACCACCGGACCGCCTCCCGAGCGCGCCGGCCGAGCCACCCCGGCGCCGCCTCCCCACCCCCCGGGTACCACGGCCGCGCACCCTCGCCCTCCTGGCCACAGCGGCCGTCATCGTCTACCTCGTCGGCGCGCCCCTCGCGATCCTGCTGCGGGACGCCTTCATCAGCGACGGCTCGCTGTCCTTCAGCGGCTTCAGCCGCGCCCTGGGCGGGAGCGGCGTCGGATCGACGCTGTGGAACACCGTTGTCTTCGCGATCGGCTCCACGCTCCTCGGCACCTTCCTCGGCACACTCCTGGCCTACCTGTCGACGCGTACCAACGCACCGCTGCGCCGGCTCGTGTACGTCTCGTCCATCGTCCCGCTCATCGTGCCGAGCATCCTCTACGCCCCGGCCTGGGTGTTTCTCTCCAGCCAGGACATCGGCCTCCTCAACGAGATCACCGACAGCCTGTTCGGCGCGCGACCGTTCAACGTCTTCAGCATGGGAGGGATGATCTGGGTCCAGGGACTGCACGTCGCCCCGATCGCCTTCCTCTTCATGGCAGCGGCGTTCCGTGCCATGGATCCGTCGCTGGAGGAAGCCGCGCGCACCTCGGGCGCGACCCGCTGGGAGGTGCTCGGCCGGGTCACGCTCCCGCTCGCCAAACCCGCACTGGCCGGTGCCGGACTGATCCTGTTCGTACAGAGCCTGGAGGTGTTCGAGATCCCGGCGCTGCTCGGGCTGCCGGCGAACATCGAGGTCGTGACCAGCCAGATCTACGAGCTGTTCCAGACCTATCCCATCGACTTCCAGGCAGTCGGCGCGCTGGGCGTGCTGCTGCTCGTGGTGGCCAGCGCCGGAGTCCTCCTGGCGGGCCGCACCGGCGGCAGCCTCAAGCAGTCGGCCACCGTGTCGGGCAAGGCGTTCCAGCCGCGCAGGGCCGACCTCGGCCGCGCCCGGCCCTACGCCGGCGCCCTCCTCGTCCTGTACTTCGCCGTCGTGGTGGTTCTGCCGCTGGGGGTGCTGCTGTACGCCTCACTGCTGCCGTACTACAGGACGCCGAGCGCCGACGCGTTCGCCTCGATGACCTTCGACAACTACACGAAGATCCTCGGCGACCCCTCCGTACTGGCCGCCTTCCAGAACACCGTGCTGGTCACGGTGGGTGCCGCCACCGGCGTCATGCTCCTGGCCACGATCACCTCCTGGTTCGTCGTACGCACCAGGATCCGGGGACGCGGACTGCTCGACACCATCGCCTTCGCCCCGATCATCATCCCTGGCCTGGTCCTCGGCCTGGCGATCGGCTTCGTCTACCTGCACGTGCGGCTGCCCATCTACGCCACCCTGTGGATCATCCTGATCGCCTACGTGACACGTTTCCTGCCCTACGGCATGCGCTACGCGTCCGCGTCGATGCAGTCGATCTCCCCGGAACTGGAGGAGTCGGCGTACGTCTCCGGCGCGGGCTGGCTCACGACCATACGGCGGATCCTGCTGCCCCTCGCGGCACCCGGCATGATCTCCGGCTTCGTCTACGTACTGATCGTAGGCTTCCGCGAGTTGCAGAGCACGATCCTGCTCTACAGCCCCGGCCGGGAGACCGTGTCGGTGCTGGTCTGGGAGGAGTACCAGAACGGCGGTCTGTCGGTGGTCGCCGCGATGGGAGTGCTGCTGGTGCTCGTGCTGTGCCTCTTCGTCGGGCTGGCGTTCCTCATCGGAGGACGCAAGGGAGTGAGGGTGCAGTGA
- a CDS encoding ABC transporter ATP-binding protein has translation MLTIAGLTKNFGAEGSRRLRGRGVTVGARTLALNGIELDVAKGQFHTLLGPSGCGKTTLLRSIAGLERPDQGTITLSGTEMFSSAKGVNVSPDRRGLGMVFQSYAIWPHMDVYKNVAFPLTVRRAGGEKLSRPEQRARVEEALAAVGLADYAGRQATNLSGGQQQRLAVARALVTRPALVLLDEPLSNLDARLRESMRFELKRLQRETGVTMVYVTHDQSEALALSDVVTVMSAGNIEQSGPPEEIYDQPSSLFVARFVGAPNLVPGVVEHVAGGLGRVASDVGRITVDDCALASGDRVRVLMRPEDFTIAPASQEPGTTTGNSFEGVVTATAFEGERVRHHVKVGELTFECHSHRNLALHDGTAVRLTVPAARVRLVPDDDTGTTATVKNEPALAATA, from the coding sequence GTGCTGACGATTGCGGGACTCACCAAGAATTTCGGCGCCGAAGGCAGCCGCAGACTGCGTGGCCGTGGAGTCACGGTCGGAGCGCGGACCCTCGCGCTGAACGGCATCGAACTCGACGTCGCGAAAGGCCAGTTCCATACTCTCCTCGGCCCCTCGGGCTGCGGGAAGACGACCCTGCTGAGATCGATCGCCGGTCTGGAGCGACCGGACCAGGGCACCATCACGCTCTCCGGCACGGAGATGTTCTCCTCCGCGAAGGGCGTCAACGTCTCCCCGGACCGCCGGGGTCTGGGCATGGTGTTCCAGTCCTACGCGATCTGGCCGCACATGGACGTGTACAAGAACGTCGCCTTCCCGCTCACCGTGCGCCGCGCGGGCGGCGAGAAGCTGTCGCGCCCCGAACAGCGCGCCCGGGTCGAGGAGGCCCTCGCAGCCGTCGGACTCGCCGACTACGCGGGCCGGCAGGCGACGAACCTGTCCGGCGGGCAGCAGCAGCGCCTCGCGGTGGCCCGTGCCCTGGTCACCAGGCCCGCGCTGGTGCTGCTGGACGAACCGCTGTCCAACCTGGACGCGCGGCTGCGCGAGTCCATGCGCTTCGAACTCAAGCGACTCCAACGCGAGACCGGTGTGACCATGGTCTACGTGACCCACGACCAGAGCGAGGCCCTGGCCCTGTCCGACGTGGTGACGGTGATGTCGGCCGGAAACATCGAGCAGAGCGGACCCCCGGAGGAGATCTACGACCAGCCGAGCTCGCTGTTCGTCGCCCGGTTCGTGGGAGCACCCAACCTCGTCCCCGGTGTGGTCGAACACGTGGCCGGCGGCCTCGGACGGGTCGCCTCCGACGTCGGAAGGATCACCGTCGACGACTGCGCCCTGGCCTCCGGCGACCGGGTGCGGGTCCTGATGCGCCCGGAGGACTTCACGATCGCCCCGGCCTCGCAGGAGCCGGGTACCACCACGGGCAACTCCTTCGAGGGAGTCGTCACGGCCACCGCGTTCGAGGGTGAGCGGGTGCGTCATCACGTGAAGGTCGGCGAGCTGACCTTCGAGTGCCACTCCCACCGCAACCTGGCGCTTCACGACGGGACCGCCGTACGGCTGACGGTCCCGGCGGCGCGGGTACGGCTCGTTCCGGACGACGACACGGGGACGACGGCCACGGTGAAGAACGAGCCCGCGCTCGCCGCGACGGCGTGA